A genome region from Primulina eburnea isolate SZY01 chromosome 9, ASM2296580v1, whole genome shotgun sequence includes the following:
- the LOC140840838 gene encoding uncharacterized protein has translation MTNKRMRKLLQNISGRSRRDDTGNRGHEDEPDSQITSSNPLLDPRNNATQNNTMESRQNEEHNRGGHNEITHSSQSPRKKRGKTIMNDVHSLAPGDRLVVTFNERGQPYGEMEPTLANFVGTIARNGNVLPLDFSDWRKMPKRCLDDAWERLTASFDILDQHRASVMQMMGVSWRRWKAQVKATSYDPNIPLRELVSIRPIPHDLTPEVWQTLCHYWKSNESTSRINRENGSKKRGIHAQGRTNIASLEYKFFQENGRKPTRIEILHLSRQSKKKGGALLMMKQYELRL, from the exons ATGACAAATAAAAGAATGCGAAAGTTGCTTCAGAATATAAGTGGACGATCTCGTAGAGATGATACGGGTAATAGAGGACACGAAGATGAGCCCGACTCACAAATCACTTCATCAAATCCGTTATTAGACCCAcgaaacaacgcaacacaaaACAATACAATGGAATCAAGACAAAACGAAGAGCATAATCGAGgag GTCACAACGAGATCACACATTCATCCCAAAGCCCACGAAAGAAACGTGGGAAAACTATTATGAATGATGTTCATTCTTTAGCACCCGGTGATCGTTTAGTAGTAACATTTAATGAAAGAGGTCAACCTTATGGAGAAATGGAGCCAACGCTTGCCAATTTTGTGGGCACCATTGCTCGTAATGGAAATGTTTTGCCCCTTGATTTTTCAGATTGGAGAAAAATGCCTAAGCGTTGCTTGGATGATGCATGGGAACGTTTAACA GCAAGTTTTGATATCCTCGATCAACATAGAGCTAGTGTGATGCAGATGATGGGAGTTTCATGGAGGCGATGGAAGGCCCAAGTTAAAGCTACTTCTTATGATCCGAATATTCCATTAAGGGAACTTGTGTCAATTCGCCCCATTCCCCATGACCTTACGCCAGAAGTATGGCAAACTTTGTGTCATTACTGGAAGTCTAATGAG AGCACTTCAAGAATAAATCGAGAAAATGGGAGTAAAAAAAGAGGGATACATGCACAAGGACGGACAAATATTGCATCTTTGGAATATAAGTTT TTTCAAGAAAATGGCAGAAAACCAACTCGTATTGAAATATTACATTTGAGTCGACAAAGTAAAAAGAAAGGAGGAGCTCTGTTGATGATGAAGCAATACGAGTTGAGGTTATAA